In one Echinicola marina genomic region, the following are encoded:
- a CDS encoding RidA family protein: MANKIIYSKEAPAPIGPYSQAVQAGNTLFVSGQIALDAATGELINENITEETHAVMKNLDAILTESGYSFGDVVKCSIFIKNMDDFGTINEAYGQYFKSNPPARETVEVSRLPKDVQVEISCIAIKS; encoded by the coding sequence ATGGCAAATAAGATTATTTATTCAAAGGAAGCTCCAGCACCAATAGGGCCTTATAGTCAGGCGGTTCAAGCTGGCAATACACTGTTTGTATCTGGCCAAATTGCGCTTGATGCGGCAACAGGTGAGTTGATCAACGAAAACATCACAGAGGAAACCCATGCAGTCATGAAAAATCTGGATGCAATACTGACGGAATCTGGCTATAGTTTTGGTGATGTCGTAAAATGTTCTATTTTTATTAAGAACATGGATGATTTTGGTACCATTAATGAAGCTTATGGTCAATACTTCAAGTCCAACCCGCCGGCTAGGGAGACTGTGGAGGTAAGTAGATTACCCAAAGACGTACAGGTAGAAATCTCCTGTATTGCAATAAAATCTTAA
- a CDS encoding ATP synthase subunit B family protein, whose translation MPRHTEVLVSSLTCEEVITRLHTVTQEVDYLSQTSLESIDGQIFNGSIKEDSFRLSKVLTKADSFIPLIKGKIEPTGSGCIIFLDFSLFPGSAFFIIFWSVITLAMGIFFVFAADRPLLAILSLAVGLGNILFAWSYFKRKVKESQKIFHEMLSLQKNS comes from the coding sequence TTGCCCCGCCATACAGAAGTGTTGGTTTCCTCCCTAACTTGTGAGGAAGTCATCACTCGTTTACATACTGTAACCCAAGAAGTAGATTATCTTTCCCAAACATCATTAGAGTCTATTGATGGGCAAATTTTTAATGGTAGCATTAAGGAAGATTCTTTCAGGCTTTCCAAGGTACTGACCAAGGCGGATAGCTTTATTCCTTTAATCAAAGGGAAAATAGAGCCTACCGGTTCAGGTTGTATTATATTTTTGGATTTTAGCCTATTTCCAGGCTCTGCATTTTTTATCATATTTTGGTCGGTGATCACCTTGGCCATGGGGATCTTTTTTGTATTTGCAGCCGATAGGCCTTTATTGGCCATACTGAGTTTGGCTGTAGGTTTGGGGAATATCCTTTTTGCCTGGTCATATTTTAAGCGCAAGGTAAAAGAGTCCCAGAAAATTTTTCACGAAATGCTGAGTTTGCAAAAAAACAGTTGA